One genomic window of Caldibacillus debilis DSM 16016 includes the following:
- the rpmA gene encoding 50S ribosomal protein L27 has product MFRLDLQFFASKKGVGSTKNGRDSISKRLGAKRADGQFVTSGSILYRQRGTKIHPGLNVGRGGDDTLYAKVDGIVRFERMGRNRKKVSVYPVAKEA; this is encoded by the coding sequence ATGTTTCGATTGGATCTTCAATTCTTCGCGTCCAAAAAAGGTGTCGGCTCCACGAAAAACGGCCGCGACTCCATTTCCAAACGCCTCGGCGCGAAACGGGCGGACGGACAATTCGTAACGAGCGGTTCCATCCTGTACCGCCAACGGGGAACGAAAATCCATCCGGGCTTGAACGTCGGACGCGGCGGCGACGATACCTTGTATGCGAAAGTGGACGGCATCGTCCGTTTTGAACGGATGGGACGCAACCGGAAAAAAGTGAGCGTATATCCGGTGGCAAAAGAAGCGTAA
- the rplU gene encoding 50S ribosomal protein L21 translates to MYAIIETGGKQYKVEEGREIVVEKLDAGEGETVTFDKVLLVKGDSLKVGNPYVEGAKVTGKVEKHGRAKKIIVFKYKPKKNYRKKQGHRQPFTRIRIEKIEA, encoded by the coding sequence ATGTACGCGATTATCGAAACCGGCGGCAAACAATACAAGGTGGAAGAAGGCCGTGAAATCGTCGTGGAAAAATTGGATGCCGGCGAAGGCGAAACGGTCACCTTCGACAAGGTCTTGCTCGTCAAGGGGGATTCCCTCAAAGTGGGCAATCCTTATGTGGAAGGTGCCAAAGTGACCGGCAAGGTGGAAAAACACGGCCGCGCCAAAAAAATCATCGTCTTCAAATACAAACCGAAGAAAAATTACCGCAAAAAACAAGGCCATCGCCAGCCCTTTACGAGAATCCGCATCGAAAAAATCGAGGCGTAA
- a CDS encoding site-2 protease family protein, protein MSKILPLFMKVKIHPLFWLVAVPAALTARFYELILLFLLVFIHEWGHALAASFFSWRVKAILILPFGGLVETDEFGGRPIRQEALVALAGPLQHLWLGGLFLVLHRFSLLSDADHALLQKYNWMIFFFNCLPVYPLDGGKIFYLAAALVSPFFTAFKRTLVSSFVILTILFAAMLFFAPYHFNGWVIALFLYAVLWRTWKNRNYIFLRFLLAKYAGADGAKIGREKGITAKASENMRAVLEKFHLGFRHTVIVKGNGEVLGTFGERELLEAFFTGPFRKTLKDMLK, encoded by the coding sequence TTGAGTAAAATCCTCCCCCTTTTCATGAAAGTGAAGATCCACCCGCTCTTTTGGCTGGTGGCCGTCCCTGCGGCCTTGACCGCCCGTTTTTACGAATTGATCCTCCTTTTCCTCCTCGTTTTTATCCATGAATGGGGCCACGCGTTGGCGGCCTCTTTTTTTTCCTGGCGGGTGAAGGCGATCCTGATCCTCCCCTTCGGGGGGTTGGTGGAAACCGATGAATTCGGGGGCCGCCCGATCCGCCAGGAAGCTTTGGTGGCCTTGGCGGGCCCGCTGCAGCACCTATGGCTGGGCGGCCTCTTTCTCGTGCTCCACCGTTTCTCCCTGTTGTCCGATGCCGACCATGCGCTGCTGCAAAAATACAATTGGATGATTTTCTTTTTCAATTGTCTGCCGGTATATCCGCTGGACGGGGGGAAGATCTTCTACCTGGCCGCCGCCCTCGTTTCCCCGTTTTTTACGGCGTTCAAGCGAACGCTCGTCTCTTCCTTCGTGATTTTGACCATCCTTTTTGCCGCCATGCTCTTTTTTGCCCCGTACCATTTCAACGGCTGGGTCATCGCCCTTTTTTTGTACGCCGTCCTGTGGAGAACTTGGAAAAATCGGAATTACATATTCCTGCGGTTTTTGCTGGCGAAATATGCCGGGGCAGACGGGGCGAAGATCGGGCGTGAAAAGGGGATCACCGCAAAGGCCAGCGAAAACATGCGGGCCGTGCTGGAAAAATTCCATCTCGGTTTCCGCCATACGGTCATTGTGAAAGGAAACGGCGAAGTGCTCGGCACTTTTGGAGAAAGGGAGCTGCTCGAGGCGTTTTTTACCGGCCCTTTTCGAAAGACGTTGAAAGATATGCTAAAATAG
- a CDS encoding ribosomal-processing cysteine protease Prp, which yields MIKVTVHQSERGEIAAFTVEGHANFARYGSDLVCAGVSAVVFGALNGIVELTGVVPKVEEGGEGGYLYCEIPGDVPEEKRPEVDLLLKAMVVSLRTIEKDYGKYIRITFQR from the coding sequence ATGATTAAAGTAACGGTTCATCAATCGGAGAGGGGCGAGATCGCCGCCTTTACCGTGGAAGGGCACGCCAATTTTGCCCGATACGGTTCCGATCTCGTCTGTGCGGGCGTCTCCGCCGTCGTCTTCGGCGCATTGAACGGGATTGTCGAATTGACCGGCGTGGTGCCGAAGGTGGAAGAGGGCGGAGAAGGGGGATATCTCTATTGCGAAATCCCCGGGGATGTTCCGGAAGAAAAACGGCCCGAAGTGGACCTTTTGCTGAAAGCGATGGTCGTCTCATTGCGAACGATCGAAAAGGATTACGGGAAATATATCCGGATTACCTTCCAACGTTAG
- a CDS encoding Rne/Rng family ribonuclease, whose amino-acid sequence MHRLIINANGKERRFAVLEENRMTDYFMDRVSRQSKIGNLYLGIVDRVLPGMDGAFVRIGNKEKGFLSREMIPSYIRDEREDKKERPLSSYIRQGEKLIVQVKKDETGSKYCRLTGLLELSGRLLVYLPESGYIAASKKMAEEERKKWKRWSQTRLKEGEGLIIRTAAEGTKEEEMDAELEALRDKYEELKRRSRRVKAPSLLMGQDAFLENIIRKAEKWEVGEIIADDRELILALQKRLKDIPVHFYGGKENIFSHFQLDGELEKLGKKVIWLKNGANIVIEETESATIIDVNTAKFTSKDRHGETIFETNRLAAGEIARQIMLRNIGGIILIDFINMERDEERRRIIDILQTGLARDDSPAKIYGFTALGLLEMARKRTTPSLREQTEESCRLCGGTGRVRSAETVAHQLERELMEYAGSGIEEAAVEATEDVIRYCLASIRLNESLPFSLNFHPVPGDAPYYRLKRVGK is encoded by the coding sequence ATGCATCGGCTGATCATCAATGCCAATGGAAAGGAACGGCGTTTTGCCGTCCTCGAGGAAAACCGGATGACGGACTATTTTATGGACCGTGTTTCCCGGCAGTCGAAAATCGGAAACTTGTATTTGGGGATCGTGGACCGGGTGCTTCCCGGCATGGACGGCGCCTTCGTCCGGATCGGAAACAAAGAGAAGGGCTTCCTTTCCCGCGAAATGATCCCTTCCTACATCCGGGACGAGCGTGAAGACAAGAAGGAAAGGCCCTTGTCCTCCTATATTCGCCAGGGGGAAAAGCTCATCGTGCAGGTGAAGAAGGATGAGACGGGCTCCAAATATTGCCGTTTGACCGGCCTTTTGGAACTTTCCGGCCGCCTGCTCGTTTATCTGCCCGAGAGCGGCTATATCGCCGCGTCCAAAAAAATGGCCGAGGAGGAACGGAAGAAATGGAAGCGATGGTCCCAAACCCGGCTGAAGGAGGGGGAAGGGCTCATTATCCGCACCGCCGCCGAGGGGACGAAGGAGGAAGAAATGGATGCGGAACTGGAGGCGCTGCGGGACAAATACGAGGAATTGAAAAGGCGTTCCCGGCGGGTCAAAGCGCCGTCGCTCCTCATGGGGCAGGACGCCTTTTTGGAAAATATCATCCGCAAGGCGGAGAAGTGGGAGGTCGGCGAAATCATCGCCGATGACAGGGAATTGATCCTGGCGCTGCAAAAGCGGCTGAAGGATATCCCCGTCCATTTTTACGGCGGAAAAGAAAATATTTTTTCCCATTTTCAGTTGGACGGGGAATTGGAGAAGCTCGGAAAAAAGGTCATCTGGCTGAAAAACGGGGCCAACATCGTGATCGAAGAAACGGAAAGCGCCACGATCATCGATGTCAATACGGCGAAATTCACGAGCAAGGATCGCCACGGGGAAACAATTTTTGAAACGAACCGGCTGGCCGCCGGGGAAATTGCCAGACAAATCATGCTGCGGAACATCGGCGGCATCATCCTGATCGATTTCATCAATATGGAAAGGGACGAGGAGCGCCGGCGGATCATTGACATTTTGCAGACCGGTTTGGCGCGGGACGATTCCCCGGCAAAAATCTACGGGTTTACCGCCCTCGGGCTTTTGGAAATGGCCCGGAAAAGGACGACCCCTTCCTTGCGGGAGCAGACGGAGGAGAGCTGCCGCCTTTGTGGCGGAACCGGCCGGGTCCGGTCCGCGGAGACGGTTGCCCACCAGCTGGAAAGGGAATTGATGGAATATGCGGGATCGGGGATCGAGGAAGCGGCGGTCGAGGCGACGGAGGACGTGATCCGCTATTGTTTGGCTTCCATCCGCCTGAACGAATCCTTGCCGTTTTCCCTGAATTTCCATCCGGTTCCCGGAGACGCCCCATATTACCGTCTGAAAAGGGTCGGTAAATAA